Proteins co-encoded in one Amaranthus tricolor cultivar Red isolate AtriRed21 chromosome 7, ASM2621246v1, whole genome shotgun sequence genomic window:
- the LOC130818365 gene encoding 40S ribosomal protein S8-like yields MGISRDSMHKRRATGGKKKAWRKKRKYELGRQPAMTKLSSNKTVRRVRVRGGNVKWRALRLDTGNYSWGSEAVTRKTRILDVVYNASNNELVRTQTLVKSAIVQVDAAPFKQWYLQHYGVDIGRKKKAASVAKKETEEGEAPTEEVKKSNHVARKIEKRQQNRILDPHIEEQFGGGRLLACISSRPGQCGRADGYILEGKELEFYMKKIQRKKGKAAA; encoded by the exons ATGG GTATCTCTCGTGATTCTATGCACAAGAGGCGTGCCACTGGTGGCAAGAAGAAGGCTTGGAGAAAGAAGAGAAA GTATGAGCTTGGGAGGCAGCCAGCTATGACTAAGCTGTCAAGCAACAAGACTGTTAGGAGGGTTAGGGTTCGAGGTGGTAATGTCAAGTGGCGTGCATTGAGGTTAGATACTGGCAACTACTCATGGGGTAGTGAGGCTGTGACTCGAAAGACCCGTATCCTGGATGTCGTTTACAATGCATCCAACAATGAATTGGTTAGGACACAAACATTGGTGAAGAGTGCTATCGTCCAGGTTGATGCTGCTCCATTTAAGCAATGGTATCTCCAGCACTATGGTGTTGACATTGGGCGCAAGAAGAAAGCTGCTTCTGTTGCCAAGAAAGAAACTGAG GAGGGAGAGGCACCTACCGAGGAAGTCAAGAAGAGTAACCATGTTGCACGAAAGATAGAGAAACGCCAGCAAAATCGTATTTTGGACCCTCACATTGAAGAGCAGTTTGGTGGTGGTCGTTTGTTGGCATGCATTTCATCTCGTCCTGGTCAATGTGGCCGCGCTGATGG GTATATTCTTGAAGGAAAAGAGCTGGAATTCTACATGAAGAAAATCCAGAGGAAGAAGGGCAAGGCAGCTGCTTAA
- the LOC130818367 gene encoding probable cytokinin riboside 5'-monophosphate phosphoribohydrolase LOGL5, whose amino-acid sequence MGFSFTLSSWSSSHVSICQYSDKLVPKLHYLKQLGNPHLINFKLGRSSRKFQKIEVGTPICCKRNDLIDFEERSSPNEVRKEIEQCYELIQRLGRGVIYVGSARPGSDHPHYKQAVELSREIANLLDCTTWTGAGPGLMDAAIRGTLEAGKPVGGFKIEKEAGQWSSIGSHPYLLPDTYLTCRFFSARKHGLVDAAVREGPSDRTAVVALPGGIGTLDEMFEILALIQLERIGSKFPVPFLVMNYDGYYSKLLDFMGDCERWGNLAKGELESLWEVCDTNKEALAYLAKFYGLPLNNDKLDGHEITVT is encoded by the exons ATGGGATTTTCTTTTACATTAAGCTCATGGAGTTCTTCCCATGTTTCAATTTGTCAATATTCTGACAAATTAGTTCCAAAATTGCATTATTTGAAGCAATTAGGAAATCcccatttaataaatttcaaGTTAGGAAGGAGCTCAAGGAAGTTTCAGAAGATTGAAGTTGGGACTCCTATCTGCTGCAAAAGAAATGACTTGATTGATTTTGAGGAAAGAAGTAGTCCAAATGAG GTAAGAAAAGAGATTGAACAGTGTTATGAACTTATTCAACGGCTAGGTAGAGGAGTTATCTATGTTGGATCTGCAAGACCGGGATCTGATCATCCTCATTACAAGCAAGCAGTTGAGCTAAGTCGAGAG ATTGCGAATTTGTTGGATTGCACTACATGGACAGGAGCTGGTCCGGGATTAATGGATGCAGCTATTAGAGGTACACTAGAAGCAGGGAAACCAGTTGGTGGATTTAAGATTGAGAAAGAAGCTGGTCAATGGTCTTCAATTGGCTCTCATCCTTACCTTCTTCCTGATACATATCTTACATGCAG GTTTTTCTCAGCAAGGAAACATGGATTAGTGGATGCAGCCGTGAGAGAAGGTCCCTCAGATCGAACAGCTGTAGTGGCTCTACCTGGTGGGATCGGCACTCTCGATGAGATGTTCGAGATTCTAGCCCTGATTCAGCTCGAACGAATCGGATCAAAATTTCCAGTCCCTTTCTTGGTCATGAATTATGACGGTTATTATTCCAAGTTACTGGATTTTATGGGTGACTGCGAGCGTTGGGGAAATCTTGCAAAGGGAGAATTAGAATCACTATGGGAAGTGTGTGATACCAACAAAGAAGCTCTGGCCTATCTGGCTAAATTTTATGGTCTTCCTCTCAACAATGACAAGCTTGATGGACATGAAATAACAGTTACTTAG
- the LOC130818366 gene encoding kinesin-like protein KIN-12F, with product MAMYSVRNLINKSLSSSSSAKKQSNMKSSTLLTSKSQSFSDENAPSIDPNVQVITPNFPLLKNPNKSPLKPSVSQSKTIEFPKSDSVQEHFITPDPPVKVVVRIRHNTVPEKMGDPTIRKASEDSVSVGDRKFSFDSILDSISKQEDVFELVGVPLVKDALAGYNASILSYGQTGSGKTYTMWGPPSAMVEGQSSSTQQGVVPRIFKKLFSDIERVKESSEDKPINYQCRCSFLEIYNGQIGDLLDPAHRNLKIKDDAKHGFYIENLTEEYVTSYDDVTQILIKGLSSRKVGATSINSKSSRSHIVFTCVIESWSKESPLNKFSSSKTSRITLVDLAGMGRDKQVDAGREFERERKDLKSSLSHLGHLVNILAAGTQPDDVMYRDSCLTHLLQQSLGGNAKLSVICTISPDIKNYVETLSTLRFGQRVRSFQNKPVINEITEEDMNDLTDQIRQLKEELIRAKLNVSPTGSGSPLRGRSIRESVNQLRISLNRSLVLPTIDNETEEYVHADENDVTELYKHLDNMHRSCEEIPKDSSCDSDSMNFSSVRGSFDSYFTSEHEINCLHESVEVSSNQAPQCTDPAISVTSSRHSSAFEEPPMSESPKIKNIHKKSTVNSLSLLAECDSSKFCEDVREKSVRQSEPMMRSSLRSSKMFSGPTESLAASLKRGLEIIDSHQQNLSKSSVAFSFEHFMLKPSPAVDKANASVQTLAVGRPSVDRSSSFICTSCHQKGQNNNERTIQANDGQKNLENICTEQAVKIEELNRLVKKLKSAKDKDIALQNSLDIEDKSCNNSKDQEREVIKELCAIEDKHELDNETFDTKEKEELLKEIQTLKSKLHDYTTDATAPNKSIDKLRSSLLSRSMHIRKSLSSIQFNNTEELQKEQERWTEMESEWINLTDELRIDIEAHRQRAQELESDLQRQKKYTEELDDALHRSVLSHAKFVEHYVELQEKFDHLSESHRRIMETVSDVKKAVTKAGAKGSGARYAKAFAAELSTMRAQEKRERERLRRENKSLKLQIKETAEAVQTAGELLVRLREAEEAVSLAESSLTDLQQENEKLRKQLEKQKNKHKMEMVTMKQYMAESRLPESALRPMHYDEPLPTSTFTGPDDDDAWKAEFGTIYQHQY from the exons ATGGCAATGTATTCAGTAAGAAATCTCATCAACAAATCTctatcttcatcttcttctgcAAAGAAGCAATCAAATATGAAATCTTCAACATTGTTAACATCAAAGTCTCAATCTTTTTCGGATGAAAATGCACCTTCAATTGATCCCAACGTACAAGTAATTACACCCAATTTTCCCTTACTGAAAAACCCTAATAAATCACCCTTAAAGCCCTCAGTTTCCCAGAGTAAAACTATTGAATTTCCCAAATCAGACTCAGTTCAAGAGCATTTTATTACTCCTGATCCACCAGTGAAG GTGGTGGTGAGGATTAGACACAATACTGTTCCTGAGAAGATGGGTGATCCCACAATTAGGAAAGCTTCAGAGGATTCAGTGTCGGTTGGTGATCGGAAATTTAGTTTTGATTCGATTCTTGATTCAATATCTAAGCag GAAGATGTTTTTGAGTTAGTTGGTGTTCCTTTGGTCAAGGATGCATTGGCTGGTTATAATGCTTCAATATTGTCTTATGGACAG ACTGGAAGTGGCAAGACCTACACAATGTGGGGACCGCCAAGCGCCATGGTTGAGGGTCAGTCTTCTAGTACTCAACAGGGAGTTGTCCCAAGAATCTTCAAGAAGTTGTTCTCTGATATTGAAAGA GTAAAGGAGAGCTCAGAAGATAAACCAATAAATTACCAATGTCGTTGTTCATTTCTTGAG ATTTATAATGGCCAAATCGGGGATTTACTTGATCCTGCACATCGAAATTTGAAG ATAAAGGATGATGCTAAACATGGGTTCTATATCGAGAATTTGACTGAGGAATATGTAACAAGCTATGATGATGTTACCCAAATTTTAATCAAG GGGCTTTCTAGTCGAAAAGTTGGTGCTACGAGCATCAATTCCAAGAGTTCTCGATCTCATATCGTTTTTACTTGTGTAATTGAATCCTGGAGCAAG GAAAGCCCATTAAATAAATTCAGTAGTTCAAAAACTAGCCGAATCACTCTTGTAGATCTTGCTGGAATGGGAAGAGATAAACAAGTTGATGCTGGAAGAGAGTTCGAAAGGGAACGCAAAGATCTGAAGAGTTCTTTGTCTCACCTTGG GCACTTAGTGAATATCTTAGCAGCAGGAACTCAACCTGATGACGTTATGTACAGAGATTCTTGTTTGACACACTTACTACAACAATCACTTGGGGGAAATGCCAAACTTTCTGTAATCTGCACCATATCTCCTGATATAAA AAACTACGTTGAGACCCTTAGCACACTGAGATTTGGACAACGAGTAAGATCTTTTCAAAACAAGCCGGTCATAAATGAGATAACAGAAGAAGATATGAATGATCTGACCGATCAAATTCGTCAACTTAAG GAAGAACTTATTAGAGCAAAACTTAATGTTAGCCCAACTGGCTCGGGGAGTCCATTAAGAGGGAGAAGTATACGTGAAAGTGTTAATCAACTGAGAATCAGCCTAAACCGCTCGTTGGTGTTACCCACTATAGATAATGAAACCGAAGAATATGTTCATGCTGACGAGAATGATGTCACGGAATTGTACAAGCATCTTGACAACATGCATCGATCATGTGAAGAGATTCCTAAAGACTCGTCGTGTGACAGTGATAGCATGAACTTTTCATCTGTACGAGGAAGTTTCGATAGCTATTTCACTAGTGAACATGAGATTAATTGTTTACATGAATCAGTCGAAGTCAGTTCTAATCAGGCACCTCAGTGTACTGATCCGGCTATATCCGTCACTTCATCGCGTCATTCTTCAGCATTCGAAGAGCCACCCATGTCCGAGtcaccaaaaattaaaaacattcaTAAAAAAAGCACAGTCAATTCACTCAGTCTGCTAGCCGAGTGCGACAGCTCTAAGTTCTGTGAAGATGTGCGAGAAAAATCGGTAAGACAAAGTGAACCTATGATGCGTTCCTCCTTACGATCAAGCAAGATGTTTTCAGGACCTACTGAATCTTTGGCTGCCAGCTTAAAAAGAGGTTTAGAAATCATTGATTCCCATCaacaaaatttatcaaaatctTCGGTTGCTTTCTCCTTCGAGCATTTCATGTTGAAACCATCTCCAGCTGTCGACAAAGCTAATGCTTCTGTTCAAACATTAGCAGTTGGTAGGCCATCAGTAGATAGATCATCTTCTTTTATCTGCACATCCTGCCATCAGAAAGGGCAAAATAACAATGAG AGGACAATTCAAGCTAATGATGGGCAGAAGAACCTTGAGAATATTTGCACTGAACAAGCAGTTAAAATCGAGGAGCTTAATCGTTtg GTTAAGAAGTTGAAATCAGCAAAAGATAAAGACATTGCTCTACAAAATAGCCTAGACATTGAAGACAAG AGCTGCAACAATAGTAAGGATCAGGAACGTGAAGTAATAAAGGAGCTATGTGCGATTGAGGACAAGCACGAACTAGATAATGAAACCTTTGATacgaaagaaaaggaagagctTCTCAAGGAAATCCAAACACTGAAGAGCAAGTTACATGATTATACTACTGATGCAACAGCTCCAAACAAGTCCATCGACAAGCTTAGATCATCATTACTGTCGCGTTCCATGCATATACGAAAAAGCCTGAGTAGCATCCAGTTCAACAACACAGAAGAATTGCAAAAAGAGCAAGAGAGATGGACTGAGATGGAGAGCGAGTGGATAAACTTGACAGACGAACTAAGAATCGACATTGAAGCCCATCGCCAGCGTGCTCAGGAATTGGAATCAGATTTGCAACGACAGAAGAAGTACACGGAGGAGTTAGATGATGCCCTTCATAGATCAGTGCTTAGTCATGCTAAGTTTGTGGAACACTATGTGGAGTTACAAGagaagtttgatcatttatCGGAGAGTCACAGAAGAATAATGGAAACTGTAAGCGATGTTAAGAAAGCAGTTACAAAGGCAGGAGCTAAAGGTAGTGGTGCTCGTTATGCTAAGGCGTTTGCAGCAGAGCTTTCGACAATGAGGGCTCAGGAGAAGAGAGAGCGAGAACGGTTGAGAAGAGAGAATAAAAGCCTTAAATTGCAGATTAAAGAAACTGCGGAAGCTGTTCAAACTGCTGGTGAACTTCTTGTTAGACTAAGAGAAGCCGAGGAAGCTGTTTCACTTGCCGAG TCTAGCCTTACTGATCTTCAACAAGAGAATGAAAAGTTGAGGAAGCAATTGGAGAAACAGAAGAACAAACACAAGATGGAAATGGTGACCATGAAACAGTACATGGCTGAGAGTAGATTGCCAGAATCAGCATTAAGACCCATGCATTACGACGAGCCACTTCCTACAAGTACATTCACTGGCCCAGACGATGATGATGCTTGGAAAGCAGAATTCGGAACCATTTATCAACATCAATACTGA
- the LOC130818369 gene encoding uncharacterized protein LOC130818369, translating to MDSPQSVVSPFKNLTVSGTESEKQKSEVLVREPATHVSNGTNNGLKVNAHSSQDFIGTLDVFVHQARDIQNICIYHKQDVYAKLCLTSDPEAAVSTQTINGGGRNPIFNQSIQLNVRTVESSLKCELWMLSRVRNYLEDQLLGFALVPLSEIFIKNGKLEKEFTLSSTDLFHSPSGFVKLSISYSGASPEVMEISKLPMDVENTVQASGAVESVPNDFEKIEFPDPNILNENEMMISEYFALNLESQTPESLVSSDTESHELGVRVVENFSANGEEQSEPIIPNADSPPSSVSTNESLPSVCLPASSQFLEAPVTPESPRHEHVSPVKDTKNEEGDSERNSANGSCKPSKDTIITPLVTVNVEPEEKMVQQDIVDMYMKSMQQFTESLAKMKLPMDLESEPTMSGSSSSDQKSETPKSTGSRVFYGSRAFF from the coding sequence ATGGACTCTCCACAATCTGTTGTTTCACCATTCAAGAACCTAACTGTTAGTGGTACCGAGTCGGAAAAACAGAAATCGGAAGTCTTGGTGAGGGAACCTGCGACTCACGTGTCAAACGGAACGAACAATGGGTTGAAGGTAAATGCTCATAGCTCACAAGACTTCATTGGAACCCTCGACGTGTTTGTACATCAGGCAAGGGACATCCAGAACATCTGTATTTACCACAAACAAGATGTTTACGCCAAGCTTTGCTTGACTAGTGATCCTGAAGCTGCGGTATCCACGCAAACCATAAATGGTGGTGGAAGAAATCCCATCTTTAATCAAAGCATTCAGCTGAATGTTAGGACCGTCGAATCCTCCCTGAAATGTGAGCTCTGGATGCTTAGCCGTGTCAGAAATTATCTTGAAGATCAGTTGCTCGGGTTTGCTCTTGTCCCATTGTCGGAAATCTTtatcaagaatgggaagttAGAGAAAGAATTCACTCTCTCTTCGACTGATCTTTTCCATTCTCCATCTGGGTTTGTCAAATTGTCTATATCATACTCCGGTGCCTCCCCAGAAGTCATGGAAATTTCTAAATTACCTATGGATGTCGAAAATACTGTGCAGGCATCAGGCGCTGTAGAGTCTGTTCCTAACGACTTTGAAAAGATCGAGTTTCCTGACCCAAATATCCTGAACGAAAACGAAATGATGATATCCGAGTACTTTGCGCTCAATTTGGAATCTCAGACTCCCGAGAGTTTGGTTTCATCAGACACCGAGAGTCATGAGCTTGGTGTTCGTGTTGTAGAGAATTTTTCAGCAAATGGTGAAGAACAGTCCGAGCCAATTATCCCTAATGCTGATTCCCCTCCTAGCAGTGTTTCCACCAATGAATCTCTTCCATCTGTTTGTCTCCCCGCTAGCTCTCAATTTTTGGAGGCCCCTGTCACTCCCGAGTCTCCAAGACATGAGCATGTATCCCCCGTAAAAGACACGAAGAACGAAGAGGGAGATAGCGAGAGAAATTCTGCTAACGGGTCTTGTAAACCATCGAAAGATACAATTATAACCCCGCTTGTGACTGTGAACGTCGAGCCAGAGGAGAAAATGGTGCAGCAAGACATTGTTGATATGTACATGAAAAGCATGCAGCAGTTTACCGAGTCCTTGGCCAAAATGAAGCTTCCCATGGATCTCGAGTCTGAACCAACCATGTCGGGGAGTTCGAGTTCTGATCAAAAGTCGGAAACACCAAAGAGTACTGGTTCTCGAGTCTTCTATGGAAGTCGGGCTTTCTTCTAA
- the LOC130818370 gene encoding heterogeneous nuclear ribonucleoprotein 1-like isoform X2, producing the protein MESDLGKLFIGGISWDTDESKLKEYFGQYGEVVEAMIMRDRATNRARGFGFIVFADPVVAERVVMEKHMIDGRTVEAKKAVPREDQQGLSRNNNLIQGSPGPGRTKKIFVGGLASTVTESDFKKYFEQFGIITDVVVMYDHNTQRPRGFGFITYDSEEAVDKVLLQTFHQLNGKMVEVKRAVPKELSPGPSRSPLVGYNNYGMGRASNFINTFAQGYNLNSIAGFGRLNPLVTGRTGLPPFGNPGYGMGVNMEPGFSASYGANSNISNSQGFGRILGPFYNGNTNRYSTPVGYNAGNTRGDSLANSMARNVWGNSSFSSPANPASPGAFLGSGSGNSGVSLGNNGANWGSSSSTSQGGGNNPGYGSGNLGYGFNDGYGLGSEGYGRTLSSDSVPASTFSASTGGFDTPYGDLYRGGFDSTWHSSSPELEGSGSFGFGLGNATADIASRNSEGPIGGYSAANRQPNRAYKRPFEQQTVITRQ; encoded by the exons atggagtCAGATCTTGGTAAGCTTTTCATTGGTGGGATCTCGTGGGACACAGATGAAAGTAAGCTGAAGGAGTATTTTGGACAATATGGAGAAGTGGTGGAGGCTATGATCATGAGGGATCGTGCCACAAATCGTGCCCGTGGATTTGGTTTTATTGTCTTTGCTGATCCTGTTGTTGCTGAGAGAGTTGTGATGGAAAAGCACATGATCGACGGCCGAACA GTTGAAGCAAAGAAAGCAGTCCCTAGGGAGGATCAGCAGGGTCTGAGTAGGAACAATAATCTCATCCAAGGATCTCCTGGTCCTGGACGAACCAAAAAGATTTTTGTAGGAGGTTTAGCGTCCACAGTTACCGAGAGTGATTTCAAGAAGTACTTTGAGCAGTTTGGTATCATTACGGATGTTGTGGTAATGTATGATCATAACACCCAAAGGCCAAGAGGGTTTGGTTTCATTACTTACGACTCAGAAGAAGCTGTCGATAAGGTGTTGCTGCAAACTTTCCATCAACTCAATGGAAAAATGGTAGAAGTTAAGCGGGCAGTACCAAAAGAGTTATCCCCAGGCCCGAGTCGCAGCCCCCTAGTAGGATACAATAATTATGGTATGGGTAGGGCTAGCAACTTCATCAATACTTTTGCTCAAGGTTACAATCTTAACTCTATTGCAGGATTTGGAAGACTAAATCCTCTTGTCACCGGTCGAACCGGGCTTCCCCCGTTTGGTAATCCTGGATATGGAATGGGTGTGAATATGGAGCCAGGATTTAGTGCTAGCTATGGTGCAAACTCTAACATCAGCAACAGTCAGGGTTTTGGCCGTATTTTGGGACCTTTTTATAATGGCAACACAAACAGATACAGTACTCCTGTTGGGTACAATGCGGGTAATACAAGAGGTGATTCTTTGGCAAACTCAATGGCAAGAAATGTGTGGGGAAATAGTTCTTTTAGCAGTCCTGCAAATCCGGCTAGTCCTGGGGCTTTTTTGGGATCTGGTAGTGGCAATTCCGGTGTGTCACTCGGAAATAATGGAGCTAACTGGGGTTCATCTTCTTCCACATCCCAAGGTGGAGGTAATAATCCTGGATATGGTAGTGGAAATCTCggttatggttttaatgatggcTATGGATTGGGAAGTGAGGGTTATGGAAGAACTCTTAGTTCGGATTCAGTTCCAGCTTCTACTTTTTCTGCATCCACAGGTGGTTTTGATACACCTTATGGAGACCTATATCGTGGTGGTTTTGATTCAACATGGCACTCTAGTTCTCCTGAGCTTGAGGGATCTGGTTCATTTGGTTTTGGTCTTGGCAATGCGACTGCGGATATTGCTTCTAGAAATTCTGAGGGTCCAATTGGAGGCTACAGTGCAGCAAACAGACAACCAAATAGAG CATATAAAAGGCCATTCGAGCAGCAGACGGTAATTACTAGGCAGTAA
- the LOC130818370 gene encoding heterogeneous nuclear ribonucleoprotein 1-like isoform X1 → MESDLGKLFIGGISWDTDESKLKEYFGQYGEVVEAMIMRDRATNRARGFGFIVFADPVVAERVVMEKHMIDGRTVEAKKAVPREDQQGLSRNNNLIQGSPGPGRTKKIFVGGLASTVTESDFKKYFEQFGIITDVVVMYDHNTQRPRGFGFITYDSEEAVDKVLLQTFHQLNGKMVEVKRAVPKELSPGPSRSPLVGYNNYGMGRASNFINTFAQGYNLNSIAGFGRLNPLVTGRTGLPPFGNPGYGMGVNMEPGFSASYGANSNISNSQGFGRILGPFYNGNTNRYSTPVGYNAGNTRGDSLANSMARNVWGNSSFSSPANPASPGAFLGSGSGNSGVSLGNNGANWGSSSSTSQGGGNNPGYGSGNLGYGFNDGYGLGSEGYGRTLSSDSVPASTFSASTGGFDTPYGDLYRGGFDSTWHSSSPELEGSGSFGFGLGNATADIASRNSEGPIGGYSAANRQPNRGISAYKRPFEQQTVITRQ, encoded by the exons atggagtCAGATCTTGGTAAGCTTTTCATTGGTGGGATCTCGTGGGACACAGATGAAAGTAAGCTGAAGGAGTATTTTGGACAATATGGAGAAGTGGTGGAGGCTATGATCATGAGGGATCGTGCCACAAATCGTGCCCGTGGATTTGGTTTTATTGTCTTTGCTGATCCTGTTGTTGCTGAGAGAGTTGTGATGGAAAAGCACATGATCGACGGCCGAACA GTTGAAGCAAAGAAAGCAGTCCCTAGGGAGGATCAGCAGGGTCTGAGTAGGAACAATAATCTCATCCAAGGATCTCCTGGTCCTGGACGAACCAAAAAGATTTTTGTAGGAGGTTTAGCGTCCACAGTTACCGAGAGTGATTTCAAGAAGTACTTTGAGCAGTTTGGTATCATTACGGATGTTGTGGTAATGTATGATCATAACACCCAAAGGCCAAGAGGGTTTGGTTTCATTACTTACGACTCAGAAGAAGCTGTCGATAAGGTGTTGCTGCAAACTTTCCATCAACTCAATGGAAAAATGGTAGAAGTTAAGCGGGCAGTACCAAAAGAGTTATCCCCAGGCCCGAGTCGCAGCCCCCTAGTAGGATACAATAATTATGGTATGGGTAGGGCTAGCAACTTCATCAATACTTTTGCTCAAGGTTACAATCTTAACTCTATTGCAGGATTTGGAAGACTAAATCCTCTTGTCACCGGTCGAACCGGGCTTCCCCCGTTTGGTAATCCTGGATATGGAATGGGTGTGAATATGGAGCCAGGATTTAGTGCTAGCTATGGTGCAAACTCTAACATCAGCAACAGTCAGGGTTTTGGCCGTATTTTGGGACCTTTTTATAATGGCAACACAAACAGATACAGTACTCCTGTTGGGTACAATGCGGGTAATACAAGAGGTGATTCTTTGGCAAACTCAATGGCAAGAAATGTGTGGGGAAATAGTTCTTTTAGCAGTCCTGCAAATCCGGCTAGTCCTGGGGCTTTTTTGGGATCTGGTAGTGGCAATTCCGGTGTGTCACTCGGAAATAATGGAGCTAACTGGGGTTCATCTTCTTCCACATCCCAAGGTGGAGGTAATAATCCTGGATATGGTAGTGGAAATCTCggttatggttttaatgatggcTATGGATTGGGAAGTGAGGGTTATGGAAGAACTCTTAGTTCGGATTCAGTTCCAGCTTCTACTTTTTCTGCATCCACAGGTGGTTTTGATACACCTTATGGAGACCTATATCGTGGTGGTTTTGATTCAACATGGCACTCTAGTTCTCCTGAGCTTGAGGGATCTGGTTCATTTGGTTTTGGTCTTGGCAATGCGACTGCGGATATTGCTTCTAGAAATTCTGAGGGTCCAATTGGAGGCTACAGTGCAGCAAACAGACAACCAAATAGAG GAATTTCAGCATATAAAAGGCCATTCGAGCAGCAGACGGTAATTACTAGGCAGTAA